From the Jeongeupia sp. HS-3 genome, the window TCGAAGGCAAGCATGCCAAGCAGTCGGGCGGTAAGGGTCAGTACGGTCATTGCGTCATCACCGTTGAGCCGGCAGGCGAGGGCAATGGCTACTCGTTCGTCGACGAAATCAAGGGCGGCGTGATTCCGCGCGAATTCATCCCGTCGGTCGACAAGGGTATCCAGGGGACGCTGAAGTCGGGCGTACTGGCTGGCTTCCCGGTGGTGGACGTGAAGGTTCGTCTGACTTTCGGTTCCTACCACGACGTCGACTCGTCGCAGATCGCGTTCGAACTGGCTGGTTCCATTGCGTTCAAGGAAGCCATGCGCCGTGCAGGTGCTGTCATCCTCGAGCCGATGATGGCCGTCGAAATCGAAACGCCGGAAGAGTACATGGGCGACATCATGGGCGACCTGTCGTCCCGTCGCGGTATCATCCAAGGTATGGATGACAACCCGGCTGGCGGCAAGATGATCAAGGTCGAAGTGCCGTTGTCGGAAATGTTCGGTTACTCGACCACGCTGCGTTCGATGTCGCAGGGGCGTGCTACGTACTCCATGGAGTTCAAGCACTACTCGCAAGCGCCGAAGCACGTGGCCGACGCGATCGTTGCCAACAAAAAGTAATTGGCTTTGCCCGGCGCTTGATGCCGGGCAACCCCGAATCTCTATTTAAGGAATTAGCGAAATGGCTAAGGGTAAATTCGAACGTACAAAGCCGCACGTCAACGTCGGCACCATCGGTCACGTTGACCATGGCAAGACCACGCTGACCGCAGCGATCACCACCATCCTGTCGAAGAAGTTTGGTGGCGAAGCCAAAGACTACTCGCAGATCGACAGCGCGCCGGAAGAAAAGGCCCGCGGTATTACCATCAATACCGCGCACGTCGAATACGAAACCGAAAATCGTCACTACGCTCACGTTGACTGCCCGGGTCACGCCGACTACGTCAAGAACATGATCACCGGTGCTGCCCAGATGGACGGCGCGATCCTGGTTTGTTCGGCTGCTGACGGTCCTATGCCGCAAACGCGTGAACACATCCTGCTGTCCCGCCAGGTTGGCGTGCCGTACATCATCGTCTTCCTGAACAAGGCTGACCTGGTTGACGACGCTGAACTGCTTGAGCTGGTCGAAATGGAAGTGCGCGAGCTTCTGTCGAAGTACGACTTCCCGGGTGACGATTGCCCGATCATCACCGGTTCGGCCCGTCTGGCGCTGGAAGGTGACCAATCGGAATACGGCGAGCCGGCCATCTTCCGTCTGGCTGATGCACTGGATAGCTACATCCCGACGCCGGAGCGTGCCATTGATGGTGCCTTCCTGATGCCGGTTGAAGATGTGTTCTCGATCTCGGGTCGCGGTACCGTGGTGACTGGTCGTATCGAGCGCGGCATCGTCAAGGTTGGCGAAGAAATCGAAATCGTCGGTATCCGTCCGACCCTCAAGACCACCTGCACTGGCGTGGAAATGTTCCGCAAGCTGCTGGATCAAGGTCAAGCGGGCGACAACGTCGGCGCGCTGCTGCGTGGCACCAAGCGTGAAGATGTCGAGCGTGGCCAGGTTCTGGCCAAGCCGGGTTCGATCACCCCGCACACCAAGTTCGAAGGTTCGGTCTACGTGCTGAGCAAAGAAGAAGGCGGTCGTCACACTCCGTTCTTCAACGGCTATCGTCCGCAGTTCTATTTCCGTACCACTGACGTGACCGGTGCGGTTGAATTGCCGGCTGGTATCGAAATGGTGATGCCGGGTGACAACGTTGAAGTCGTCGTATCGCTGATCGCTCCGATCGCGATGGAACAAGGTCTGCGTTTCGCCATTCGTGAAGGCGGTCGTACCGTCGGCGCCGGTGTCGTTGCCAAGATCGT encodes:
- the tuf gene encoding elongation factor Tu, coding for MAKGKFERTKPHVNVGTIGHVDHGKTTLTAAITTILSKKFGGEAKDYSQIDSAPEEKARGITINTAHVEYETENRHYAHVDCPGHADYVKNMITGAAQMDGAILVCSAADGPMPQTREHILLSRQVGVPYIIVFLNKADLVDDAELLELVEMEVRELLSKYDFPGDDCPIITGSARLALEGDQSEYGEPAIFRLADALDSYIPTPERAIDGAFLMPVEDVFSISGRGTVVTGRIERGIVKVGEEIEIVGIRPTLKTTCTGVEMFRKLLDQGQAGDNVGALLRGTKREDVERGQVLAKPGSITPHTKFEGSVYVLSKEEGGRHTPFFNGYRPQFYFRTTDVTGAVELPAGIEMVMPGDNVEVVVSLIAPIAMEQGLRFAIREGGRTVGAGVVAKIVE